The Candidatus Sulfotelmatobacter sp. genome has a window encoding:
- a CDS encoding cupin domain-containing protein: MHKVNLAEKFDKISEYWKPYIAAELNGQHVKLDKLKGEFVFHHHEHEDEMFLVIKGRFRMDYRDKELGDRHEWIEEGEFIVVPRGTEHRPVADEECWLILFEPAGTLNTGNVVNERTHAELERV; encoded by the coding sequence ATGCACAAAGTTAACCTCGCGGAAAAATTCGACAAGATTTCCGAATACTGGAAGCCCTACATCGCCGCTGAACTCAACGGCCAGCACGTGAAACTCGACAAGCTGAAAGGCGAATTCGTCTTTCACCACCACGAGCATGAAGACGAAATGTTTCTGGTGATCAAAGGCCGTTTCCGAATGGACTACCGGGACAAAGAACTTGGCGACCGCCATGAATGGATCGAAGAAGGGGAGTTCATCGTCGTGCCGCGCGGCACCGAGCACCGTCCCGTAGCCGATGAGGAATGCTGGCTGATCCTGTTCGAGCCCGCAGGTACGCTCAACACCGGCAACGTCGTCAACGAGCGCACCCACGCCGAACTGGAGCGAGTCTAG
- a CDS encoding glutaredoxin domain-containing protein: MDLIVYSSAWCPDCREAKRFLAKHNIPYKEVDVPTTPGAIEEILKRTGKRAIPQFVIDGEWVQPYDPRHGFLYEKMAKRLGIVLP; encoded by the coding sequence ATGGACCTCATCGTCTATTCTTCTGCCTGGTGCCCGGACTGCCGCGAGGCCAAACGCTTCCTCGCCAAGCACAATATCCCGTACAAAGAAGTCGACGTCCCGACCACGCCCGGAGCGATCGAAGAAATCCTCAAGCGCACCGGCAAGCGCGCCATCCCTCAATTTGTCATCGACGGCGAATGGGTCCAGCCCTACGATCCCCGCCACGGCTTCCTTTACGAAAAAATGGCGAAGCGCCTTGGAATCGTGCTCCCGTAA
- a CDS encoding serine protease, with the protein MPESPMQDPDSSPVAGANPVSDCWQQMVQGILGFVLLVGALAMVHYYAPATALEEPPSDLQKQVHDLTAQVEQLKQDQAMPAVVLNRYRNSIGYIYGVYQVGFANQRPMVRARVSGTGFLVGRGLVATNRHVAEPWYGDEEAQKLIEQGATGTIESLVVFFPGSPTPVALTPGSVSKSSDLAVLRAEDSDAIRGLPVLPLAKSPGSPGQLVTVIGYPMGIAGMVAKSPSGIYERLAYRHNDISAASELAALSLIRPSTTCGHLGDVVGDKLIYDAPTAHGGSGGPVFNLRGEVIGVNSAYMDGFSGGTLGVSVDSLRPLVQETQSGK; encoded by the coding sequence ATGCCCGAATCCCCAATGCAAGACCCGGACTCATCTCCCGTAGCGGGAGCCAATCCGGTCAGCGACTGTTGGCAGCAGATGGTCCAGGGCATTCTTGGATTTGTGCTGCTGGTCGGCGCCCTGGCGATGGTCCACTATTACGCTCCCGCAACCGCCCTGGAAGAGCCCCCGAGCGACCTGCAAAAGCAGGTTCACGATCTGACCGCGCAGGTCGAGCAACTCAAGCAAGATCAGGCCATGCCGGCCGTGGTGCTGAACCGCTATCGCAATTCCATCGGATATATTTACGGCGTCTATCAGGTCGGCTTCGCGAACCAGCGCCCGATGGTTCGGGCCCGCGTTTCCGGCACAGGATTTCTGGTCGGCCGTGGGCTGGTGGCCACCAACCGCCACGTAGCCGAACCCTGGTACGGCGACGAAGAAGCGCAAAAGTTGATCGAACAGGGTGCCACTGGGACGATCGAAAGCCTCGTGGTTTTCTTTCCCGGTTCGCCGACGCCGGTGGCGTTGACTCCCGGCTCGGTTTCGAAGAGTTCCGATCTGGCGGTTTTGCGGGCTGAAGATTCCGACGCAATTCGTGGCCTGCCGGTTCTGCCGCTGGCGAAGTCGCCCGGCTCTCCCGGACAACTGGTCACGGTGATCGGCTATCCCATGGGCATTGCGGGAATGGTCGCCAAGTCGCCCAGCGGAATCTATGAGCGCCTCGCCTATCGCCACAACGACATCAGCGCGGCCAGTGAACTCGCGGCCCTGTCGCTGATTCGTCCCTCGACCACTTGCGGACATCTCGGCGACGTAGTCGGAGACAAGCTCATCTATGACGCTCCCACTGCACACGGCGGCAGCGGCGGGCCGGTCTTCAACTTGCGCGGCGAAGTCATCGGCGTCAACTCCGCCTACATGGACGGCTTTAGCGGCGGGACGCTTGGCGTCTCGGTCGACTCCCTCCGCCCGCTCGTGCAAGAAACCCAGTCGGGAAAATAA
- a CDS encoding TonB-dependent receptor, which translates to MASYLIRLVVVSLLAALLTGQGLAQGGATGAIEGTVQDPSGAVVANAEVRVTNQDTSVLERTLQTGPDGTFAATLLPVGTYTIAIKSAGFAEGKFSNIVVRVTETTRLTAKLSTQAVQQHIEVAAEVQAVDTSDATTGQAVDSNTIRALPLATQNFQQLLTLSTGAQGELNSASQLGRGQVHIFVNGQREDNNNYLIEGISATDYNVAELTTTPLPNPDVVQEFKVATSLYDASQGRNGGGNINAILKSGTNTFHGDVYEFFRNTALDSNEYFLKGSGSPRPVIQQNIFGGSLGGPVSPGGKLGFFFVNYQGTRQRSGESPGTLISTFVPYVPAADRGTDSVSMANLSNDFGGVAIDPVAASLMAFQSNQFGAPANGYLFPLPSVPAGTAAGTPVQFTVSKPGRFTDDQFTGNWDHEFHQSRDTVSARFFFSNSEQDIPFGAGGLQASLGAPASGTDLNFPYDLPVHDRFFSIAETHVFSARLVNDFRFGLVHIDNSGINVNPVTATDVGIDRPTSNLTSSIYKFTFGTSGFQFGPTPPANQYQTQNNYNFVENLSWVKGAHTLTVGGQYVRVNLDKQFPQVFNGQLFFTNTSNGLTDFENFLNGNVQFSFGGGGVYNHKYRQNDSAFFAQDDWKATRDLTVNLGLRTEFLGAWTDGDCHIGNIESDLTKSNTYPFIYPSCVNKLGVAGLTGNAAGSTFKNSVSTGWGPRVGFAWDVFGKHKSTLRGGYGIYYVREDIGAVDQLSFQSPFIPIVFFGTTPGITLSNFFTGTPATNPNAVPMAGQLSGAWIPCLAQLTSFTPNSPTGQDGSYACTGGPGVNSTQNLFVLEVPRHFVVPNTQQWNLTLQQELGKRWVLELGYVGTRGLHLRETRDAIQSVNASPTNPFTVTDINNNSYQITDNTFSNAIARTPAPGLNGYSGYQLFANDAYSIYHSLQATVSRRWGQSYLQGAYTFSKNIDATSSGNTAFNTAYNDQSNINASRGLSDFDRTHRLSVTYVYELPIFQHSTGLAHTALGGWALSGVTIFQSGNPFSILDSGAGTGFLGQGSTPLLGASLAPGATIASGLTSGSIQSRVANGYLNAPAFTPAPLLYPTQCDPINNPNYCTTGFGDLGRNIYRGPFEQNWDASLIKYFKFGERQEVRFTADFFNVWNHPTFANPAVLDVEAGSSFGKIVNSTGTPRLIQFSLRWAF; encoded by the coding sequence ATGGCAAGTTATCTAATCAGGCTAGTAGTGGTAAGTTTGCTGGCTGCGCTTCTTACGGGGCAGGGTCTTGCGCAAGGCGGAGCCACGGGGGCTATCGAGGGGACGGTACAGGACCCGAGCGGCGCAGTGGTCGCCAACGCCGAGGTGCGCGTAACTAACCAGGACACGAGCGTGCTGGAGCGCACGTTGCAAACCGGACCGGACGGAACTTTTGCGGCGACGTTGCTGCCGGTCGGCACTTATACGATCGCGATCAAGAGCGCGGGTTTCGCGGAGGGAAAGTTTTCCAACATCGTTGTGCGGGTAACGGAAACGACGCGCTTGACCGCGAAGTTGTCGACCCAGGCCGTGCAACAGCACATAGAAGTCGCGGCGGAAGTGCAGGCGGTCGATACCAGCGATGCGACCACGGGACAGGCGGTCGACAGCAATACTATCCGGGCGCTTCCTCTGGCGACGCAAAACTTCCAGCAGTTGCTGACTCTGTCGACGGGGGCCCAAGGCGAACTGAATTCTGCCTCGCAGTTGGGACGCGGCCAGGTACATATCTTCGTCAATGGGCAGCGCGAAGATAACAACAATTATTTGATCGAAGGCATCAGCGCCACCGACTACAACGTCGCCGAGTTGACCACTACCCCGTTGCCGAATCCTGACGTTGTGCAGGAATTCAAGGTGGCGACCTCGCTCTACGACGCCAGCCAGGGACGCAACGGCGGCGGGAATATCAATGCTATTCTCAAGAGCGGTACCAATACCTTCCACGGCGATGTGTACGAGTTTTTTCGCAACACGGCGCTCGATTCCAACGAATATTTCCTGAAGGGCAGCGGGTCGCCGCGTCCGGTAATTCAACAGAACATTTTTGGCGGAAGCCTGGGCGGCCCGGTGAGCCCAGGGGGAAAGCTGGGTTTCTTTTTTGTGAATTATCAGGGCACGCGGCAGCGCAGCGGCGAGTCGCCGGGGACGCTGATCAGCACGTTCGTTCCCTACGTGCCCGCTGCCGACCGCGGCACCGACAGCGTGTCGATGGCGAATCTTTCCAACGATTTCGGGGGCGTCGCGATTGATCCCGTGGCCGCTTCGCTGATGGCGTTTCAAAGCAATCAATTCGGCGCTCCCGCCAACGGCTATCTTTTCCCCTTGCCCAGTGTTCCGGCGGGCACGGCTGCCGGAACTCCGGTGCAGTTCACGGTCAGCAAACCCGGCAGATTTACCGACGATCAATTCACCGGCAACTGGGATCATGAGTTTCACCAGTCCCGGGACACAGTTTCGGCGCGCTTCTTCTTTTCCAACTCCGAGCAGGACATCCCCTTCGGAGCGGGAGGATTGCAGGCTTCCTTGGGCGCGCCCGCCAGCGGAACCGATCTGAACTTTCCCTACGACCTGCCGGTGCATGACCGCTTCTTCAGCATCGCCGAGACGCACGTCTTCAGTGCGAGGCTGGTCAACGACTTCCGCTTCGGGCTGGTTCACATCGACAACAGCGGCATCAACGTGAATCCGGTCACGGCGACGGATGTCGGAATCGACCGGCCAACCAGCAACTTGACGAGCAGCATCTATAAATTCACCTTTGGCACTTCGGGCTTCCAGTTTGGCCCAACTCCTCCCGCCAATCAATACCAGACGCAGAACAACTACAACTTTGTCGAAAACCTGAGTTGGGTCAAGGGTGCGCACACCTTAACCGTTGGCGGGCAGTACGTTCGCGTGAATCTCGATAAACAGTTTCCGCAGGTCTTCAACGGGCAGCTCTTCTTCACGAATACGTCGAACGGACTGACGGATTTCGAGAATTTCCTGAATGGCAACGTGCAGTTCAGCTTTGGCGGCGGCGGTGTGTACAACCACAAGTATCGGCAGAATGATTCGGCCTTCTTCGCGCAGGATGACTGGAAGGCTACGCGCGACCTGACGGTGAATCTCGGCTTGCGGACGGAATTCTTAGGAGCCTGGACCGATGGCGACTGCCACATCGGCAACATCGAATCGGACCTGACCAAGTCGAACACCTATCCCTTCATCTATCCCAGTTGCGTGAACAAGCTGGGAGTTGCCGGGCTGACCGGCAACGCCGCCGGCTCGACCTTCAAAAACAGCGTCTCGACAGGATGGGGACCGCGCGTCGGATTTGCCTGGGATGTTTTCGGCAAGCATAAGTCCACGCTTCGCGGCGGATACGGCATTTACTATGTTCGCGAAGACATTGGCGCCGTCGACCAACTCAGCTTCCAGTCGCCGTTTATTCCGATCGTGTTCTTTGGGACCACGCCGGGAATCACGCTCTCGAACTTTTTCACCGGAACGCCAGCCACCAATCCCAACGCGGTGCCGATGGCAGGACAACTGTCAGGCGCATGGATTCCCTGCCTGGCGCAGCTCACCAGCTTTACGCCGAACAGCCCGACCGGACAGGACGGCTCTTACGCCTGCACGGGCGGACCGGGAGTCAATTCGACGCAGAATCTGTTTGTGCTGGAAGTGCCGCGCCACTTTGTGGTGCCTAACACGCAGCAGTGGAACCTGACTCTCCAGCAGGAACTCGGTAAACGCTGGGTGCTGGAACTCGGCTATGTCGGCACACGCGGACTTCATTTGCGCGAAACCCGCGACGCGATTCAGTCTGTAAACGCCAGCCCGACCAATCCGTTTACCGTCACTGACATCAACAACAACAGCTATCAGATCACCGACAACACATTCTCCAACGCGATTGCGCGCACGCCTGCACCCGGTCTAAACGGCTACAGCGGCTACCAGCTTTTCGCCAACGATGCGTACTCGATCTACCACTCGCTCCAGGCGACGGTCTCGCGGCGCTGGGGACAGAGCTATCTGCAAGGCGCCTACACATTCTCGAAAAACATCGACGCGACTTCGAGCGGCAACACGGCCTTCAACACAGCCTACAACGACCAGAGCAACATCAATGCGTCGCGCGGGCTGTCGGATTTCGACCGCACTCATCGGCTCTCCGTCACCTATGTTTACGAGCTGCCGATCTTTCAGCACTCGACAGGCCTTGCGCACACGGCGCTCGGCGGCTGGGCGCTGAGCGGCGTGACCATCTTCCAGTCGGGCAATCCGTTTTCGATTCTCGACTCCGGCGCGGGAACGGGGTTCCTGGGGCAAGGCAGCACGCCCCTGCTGGGTGCAAGCCTGGCTCCGGGCGCGACCATTGCCAGCGGCTTGACCAGCGGAAGCATTCAAAGTCGCGTGGCCAACGGATATTTGAATGCCCCGGCGTTCACGCCGGCGCCATTGCTCTATCCGACTCAGTGCGATCCGATTAACAACCCGAACTACTGCACCACCGGCTTTGGCGACCTGGGCCGCAATATTTACCGCGGTCCGTTTGAGCAGAACTGGGACGCCTCGCTGATCAAGTATTTTAAGTTCGGCGAGCGCCAGGAAGTGCGCTTCACCGCTGACTTCTTCAACGTGTGGAACCATCCGACCTTCGCGAACCCGGCCGTGCTCGACGTTGAGGCCGGATCGTCGTTCGGAAAAATCGTAAACTCCACCGGCACCCCACGCCTGATTCAGTTCTCGCTGCGCTGGGCATTCTAG
- a CDS encoding chloride channel protein encodes MDLKKNAQDLLTNDLRTNAQSGAAIESPHPLEAQANGLTTNGLATDDLTANGLTVNGHSPKALLQSVFREDRFFLVLSVFIGVFSGLAVVCFRFAIGWCRLYLLGSGAVLSPSRLLLAPTLAGLVIAALVIHFFPRTRGSGVNQTKAALYIYNGHIPVRTAVGKFITAALAIGSGHSLGPEDPSLQIGACLASVLGRQMRLSRDRMRLIAPVGAAAGLAAAFNAPISAVLFVIEEVIGRWTAGILGSVVLSAVSSVVVMRWFLGSESLFRIPPVQLERPSELIAYSILGVVGGLASVLFSTGIATFRPRLKALPLWTQYFQPAMAGLLIGIIAVLGAPQVMGAGYEAMDEAMHGRFTWQFLAMLAGLKIVATLLSFVSGTPGGMFAPTLFIGAMLGAAVGGAEHAVLPHLTGSPGTYALVGMGVLFAGFLRAPMTSVFMVLEVSGNYSIIVPVILANTIAYVISRGLQPIAIFDLLTRQDGLELPSMEEQREEGILRVEDAMRPAEGPVLDGQETVAQALLKAEQSAANDFLVRLSPTGWNSVTRQQLRVLAGEGKGESALGSVLPIRKIPELHPDHPLETALRYVDRWPLMPVVSRADLSQLEGVITERDVLERYREFGEG; translated from the coding sequence TTGGATTTGAAAAAGAACGCCCAAGACTTGCTGACGAATGACTTGCGCACGAACGCACAATCCGGCGCCGCAATCGAAAGTCCGCACCCGCTGGAAGCCCAGGCGAACGGCCTGACGACGAACGGGCTGGCGACGGATGACTTGACCGCGAACGGCCTCACGGTGAACGGGCATTCCCCGAAAGCTCTGTTGCAGAGCGTTTTTCGCGAAGACCGCTTCTTCCTTGTGCTCTCGGTATTCATCGGAGTTTTTTCCGGGCTGGCGGTGGTGTGCTTCCGTTTTGCGATTGGCTGGTGCCGGCTTTACCTGCTGGGATCGGGAGCGGTGCTCTCGCCCTCGCGTCTTCTGCTGGCGCCAACGCTGGCAGGCCTGGTGATCGCGGCGCTGGTGATTCATTTCTTCCCGCGCACGCGCGGCAGCGGAGTCAACCAAACCAAAGCTGCGCTCTACATCTATAACGGACACATTCCGGTGCGCACGGCGGTGGGCAAGTTCATCACGGCGGCGCTGGCAATCGGCTCCGGGCACTCGTTGGGTCCGGAAGATCCATCGTTGCAGATCGGCGCGTGCCTGGCTTCGGTGCTGGGCCGGCAGATGCGGTTGTCACGCGACCGCATGCGGCTGATCGCTCCGGTCGGCGCGGCGGCAGGGCTGGCGGCGGCGTTCAATGCGCCGATCTCGGCGGTGCTGTTTGTGATTGAAGAGGTGATTGGCCGCTGGACCGCGGGAATCCTGGGCTCGGTGGTGCTGTCGGCAGTATCGAGCGTCGTCGTGATGCGTTGGTTTCTGGGATCGGAATCTTTGTTTCGCATTCCCCCGGTGCAACTGGAACGTCCGTCGGAGCTGATCGCATACTCGATTCTGGGAGTAGTGGGAGGCCTGGCGTCGGTTCTATTTTCGACGGGCATCGCGACGTTCCGCCCGCGTCTCAAAGCGCTGCCGTTATGGACGCAATATTTTCAGCCGGCGATGGCGGGATTGCTCATTGGCATTATTGCGGTGCTGGGCGCGCCCCAAGTGATGGGTGCAGGCTACGAGGCGATGGATGAGGCCATGCATGGGCGTTTTACCTGGCAATTCCTGGCGATGCTGGCCGGACTGAAAATCGTAGCCACGCTGCTCTCGTTCGTCAGCGGAACTCCGGGGGGGATGTTCGCGCCAACATTGTTTATCGGGGCAATGCTGGGCGCGGCGGTGGGCGGAGCCGAACATGCGGTCTTGCCACATCTGACGGGTTCGCCGGGGACTTATGCGCTGGTGGGGATGGGGGTGCTGTTCGCAGGATTTCTGCGCGCACCGATGACTTCGGTATTCATGGTGCTGGAGGTGAGCGGAAATTATTCGATCATCGTGCCGGTGATTCTCGCCAACACGATCGCGTATGTGATTTCCCGCGGACTTCAGCCGATTGCGATTTTCGATCTGCTCACGCGGCAGGATGGCCTGGAGTTGCCGTCGATGGAGGAGCAGCGCGAAGAAGGCATCCTGCGCGTGGAAGATGCCATGCGGCCGGCGGAAGGGCCCGTACTCGATGGGCAGGAGACGGTCGCCCAGGCGCTGCTGAAAGCGGAGCAATCGGCTGCGAATGACTTCCTGGTTCGCCTGAGCCCGACCGGATGGAACAGCGTGACCCGGCAGCAACTACGCGTCCTCGCCGGTGAGGGCAAAGGAGAATCCGCACTCGGTTCGGTATTACCGATTCGGAAGATTCCAGAGTTGCATCCCGATCATCCTCTGGAGACGGCGCTCCGCTACGTGGATCGTTGGCCGCTGATGCCGGTAGTCAGCCGCGCCGATTTGAGCCAACTGGAAGGTGTCATCACGGAGCGCGATGTGCTGGAGCGCTACCGGGAATTTGGCGAAGGCTGA
- a CDS encoding tetratricopeptide repeat protein, producing the protein MVEAKAENIGAGLSNRVAKDVRLYLRQRPVILTLLALLAILFFVGVSGLSRAYQAQRESLGSRWFNRGLGDLSAGRYDAAVMEFRSALLYSRDNYDYERHLAEALIGLKRTGEASTYLLNLWDRQPEDGVVNLDLARIAAQKGQIQQAIRYYHNAIYAAWPSDQEAKRRDARLELIELLLATGAKAQAQPELIALQENVGEDPAQQERIGDLFLRVGDYEHALAAYRISLKAEGEDRAALAGAGFAAFQLGRYPLAQRYLQAAVAANPSDKHSADLLKSTELVLHMDPFRRQLSVAQRDRIVVEAFSTAGERLKSCGLMRGSALPTAAQTSLADSWAKMKPEISELNLKRKPDLVEQAMNLVFEIERQTSAMCGTPAGTDLALLLIARLHEGS; encoded by the coding sequence ATGGTAGAAGCGAAGGCAGAAAATATCGGCGCCGGTTTATCGAACCGAGTGGCGAAAGACGTTCGGCTGTATCTGCGGCAGCGGCCGGTGATATTGACGCTGTTGGCGCTGCTCGCGATCCTTTTCTTCGTGGGCGTGAGCGGACTATCGCGGGCTTATCAAGCGCAGCGAGAGTCTCTGGGAAGCCGATGGTTCAACCGTGGGCTCGGGGACCTGAGCGCGGGCCGATATGATGCCGCAGTCATGGAATTTCGCTCGGCGCTGCTGTATTCCCGCGACAACTACGATTATGAGCGCCATCTGGCCGAGGCCCTGATCGGCCTGAAGCGGACCGGCGAAGCCTCGACCTACCTGCTCAACCTATGGGACCGTCAGCCCGAAGACGGGGTTGTGAATCTCGACCTGGCGCGCATCGCCGCCCAAAAAGGGCAGATCCAGCAGGCGATCCGCTATTACCACAATGCGATCTATGCCGCCTGGCCGAGCGATCAGGAAGCGAAACGCCGCGATGCGCGGCTGGAGTTGATCGAGTTGCTATTGGCGACGGGAGCCAAGGCACAGGCGCAACCGGAGTTGATCGCGTTGCAGGAGAATGTGGGGGAAGATCCAGCGCAGCAGGAACGTATCGGTGATTTGTTTCTGCGGGTGGGGGATTATGAGCATGCGCTGGCGGCATATCGCATCAGCCTGAAGGCGGAGGGCGAAGATCGCGCAGCGCTCGCGGGGGCGGGATTCGCCGCATTCCAACTCGGACGTTATCCTCTGGCGCAGCGCTATCTACAGGCCGCTGTAGCGGCCAATCCCAGCGACAAACATAGTGCCGATCTGCTCAAGTCGACGGAACTCGTTCTGCATATGGATCCTTTCCGGCGGCAACTTTCCGTGGCCCAGCGCGACCGGATTGTGGTCGAGGCATTTTCTACGGCAGGCGAACGGCTCAAATCTTGCGGTCTTATGCGCGGCTCGGCACTGCCCACTGCGGCGCAAACGAGCCTCGCCGATAGCTGGGCCAAAATGAAGCCCGAGATATCGGAGTTGAATCTCAAACGGAAACCCGACTTGGTCGAGCAGGCGATGAATCTGGTGTTTGAGATTGAGCGCCAAACCAGCGCCATGTGTGGAACTCCGGCGGGAACCGATCTGGCGCTGCTGTTGATCGCAAGACTGCACGAGGGTAGTTAA
- a CDS encoding chloride channel protein encodes MTDATNPSNSMPAQFRIVLVSFLAAAIGLVAGLVAYALYKLIGLFTNLFFFHHWSTTFRSVGSHQLGAWVILVPVVGGLIVGVMAKYGSSKIKGHGIPEAMEAVLTNRSRIEPKVAILKPISAAIAIGTGGPFGAEGPIIQTGGAIGSLVGQLLHTTAVERKVLLACGAAAGMSATFNTPIAGVILAIELLLFEFKSRSFIPLVIASTLATAVHMQLLGAGPMFSVGESSGKSLDFGIPHALPFYLLLGPICGLAAVGLSKALYWVEDSFEKLPFDELWWPAIGALALGVIGFYVPRVFGVGYDTIGDILNGSLAWKVLLVVMFAKFAALVISLGSGTSGGLLAPTFMWSAAMGGLFAMVTNHVYPAAHLSPGAFALVAMGAVFGAASRATFSFIIFAFEITRDYNSVLPLMLVAVIADGVAMLFMPTSSIMTEKLARRGLRVHQDYEADALTQARVSETMEKDAPTIAADTKVGTLAERIARRDPAVARHEALLIVDDSAKLAGIITRGDILRALHQDPSGAMTVQEAGKTLLVVTYPDELVSEAAAKLLRFDIGRLPVVDRADERKVLGYVGRASILAARLLRFHAEHVREPGWLPVPRSRVSHEFR; translated from the coding sequence ATGACAGACGCAACCAACCCGTCGAACTCGATGCCGGCGCAGTTTCGCATCGTGCTGGTTTCTTTTCTGGCGGCGGCCATCGGGCTCGTGGCCGGCCTGGTAGCTTACGCGCTCTACAAGCTGATCGGGCTGTTCACCAATCTGTTTTTCTTTCATCACTGGTCGACAACTTTCAGGAGCGTGGGCTCACATCAACTGGGAGCGTGGGTGATTCTGGTTCCGGTGGTGGGCGGGCTGATCGTGGGCGTAATGGCGAAGTACGGCTCGTCCAAGATCAAGGGACACGGAATTCCGGAAGCGATGGAAGCGGTATTGACCAACCGCAGCCGCATCGAGCCGAAAGTGGCGATTCTCAAACCGATCTCGGCGGCGATCGCGATCGGAACCGGCGGACCGTTCGGCGCGGAAGGTCCAATCATTCAAACTGGAGGGGCGATCGGGTCGCTGGTGGGGCAGTTGCTGCACACCACGGCGGTGGAGCGGAAAGTGCTGCTGGCTTGCGGCGCGGCGGCAGGAATGTCTGCCACCTTCAACACGCCGATCGCCGGGGTCATTCTCGCGATTGAGTTGCTGCTCTTCGAATTTAAGTCGCGGTCGTTCATTCCGCTGGTGATTGCGAGCACGCTGGCGACGGCGGTCCACATGCAACTGCTGGGCGCCGGACCCATGTTCTCAGTCGGAGAGTCTTCGGGGAAAAGTCTGGATTTCGGGATTCCGCACGCTTTGCCGTTCTACCTGCTGCTCGGGCCGATCTGCGGGTTAGCGGCCGTTGGACTGAGCAAGGCACTTTACTGGGTGGAGGATTCGTTCGAGAAGCTTCCCTTCGATGAATTGTGGTGGCCGGCGATCGGAGCGCTGGCACTTGGCGTCATTGGTTTTTATGTGCCACGGGTTTTCGGCGTGGGGTATGACACGATCGGAGACATTCTCAACGGGAGTCTGGCATGGAAAGTTCTGCTGGTAGTGATGTTTGCGAAGTTCGCGGCGCTGGTGATTTCACTGGGATCGGGAACGTCGGGCGGGCTGCTGGCTCCAACATTTATGTGGAGCGCGGCCATGGGCGGCCTGTTCGCGATGGTAACGAATCATGTGTATCCGGCGGCGCATCTTTCCCCGGGAGCGTTTGCCCTGGTGGCGATGGGAGCGGTGTTTGGGGCGGCTTCGCGGGCCACGTTCTCCTTCATTATTTTCGCATTTGAGATTACGCGGGACTACAACTCGGTGCTGCCGCTGATGCTGGTCGCCGTGATCGCGGACGGTGTCGCCATGCTGTTCATGCCGACGAGTTCGATCATGACCGAAAAGCTGGCGCGCCGAGGACTGCGGGTGCATCAGGATTACGAAGCCGATGCGCTGACCCAGGCGAGGGTGAGCGAAACGATGGAAAAAGATGCTCCTACGATTGCGGCGGATACGAAGGTAGGAACCCTGGCGGAGCGGATTGCGCGGCGTGATCCGGCCGTGGCCCGACATGAAGCTCTGCTCATCGTCGACGACTCCGCCAAACTTGCGGGCATCATCACTCGGGGAGATATTTTGCGCGCGCTCCACCAGGATCCTTCAGGCGCGATGACGGTGCAGGAAGCGGGCAAAACTCTTCTTGTGGTGACCTATCCGGATGAACTGGTATCAGAGGCGGCGGCCAAACTTTTGCGCTTCGACATCGGGCGGCTTCCGGTGGTCGATCGTGCCGACGAACGCAAAGTGTTGGGCTATGTGGGCCGAGCTTCGATTCTGGCCGCGCGCTTGTTGCGTTTTCATGCCGAGCATGTGCGCGAGCCAGGATGGCTTCCGGTCCCAAGGTCTCGAGTCAGTCATGAGTTTCGATAA
- a CDS encoding MarR family transcriptional regulator → MKKLTLSDYQALAEFRFQIRKFLHFSELAVQAAGLERGQYQLMLAIKGMPAGVRPRIRELADRMHIQHHSAVELVNRLERGEYVRRERSEGDRREVLLELTPKGERVLAELALHHHNELRNSAPGLVGALLRLMPKKERRKGSARSVESKSFRV, encoded by the coding sequence ATGAAGAAGCTCACCCTGTCCGACTATCAGGCACTGGCCGAATTTCGATTCCAAATTCGAAAATTCCTTCACTTCAGCGAGCTGGCGGTGCAAGCGGCCGGGCTGGAACGGGGCCAATACCAGCTCATGCTGGCGATCAAAGGAATGCCGGCGGGAGTTCGGCCCCGGATTCGGGAACTAGCCGACCGCATGCACATCCAGCATCATAGCGCGGTGGAGTTGGTCAATCGGCTGGAACGCGGAGAGTACGTGCGGCGGGAGCGGTCGGAGGGCGACCGGCGCGAGGTATTGCTGGAACTTACGCCCAAGGGCGAGCGGGTGCTGGCGGAACTCGCGCTGCATCATCATAACGAGTTGCGGAACTCGGCCCCCGGCCTGGTGGGAGCGCTGCTGCGGCTGATGCCGAAGAAGGAAAGGCGGAAAGGGTCGGCGCGGAGCGTAGAGTCGAAGTCCTTCAGGGTCTGA